From the Gymnogyps californianus isolate 813 chromosome 2, ASM1813914v2, whole genome shotgun sequence genome, one window contains:
- the TWIST1 gene encoding twist-related protein 1: MMQQDESNSPVSPADDSLSNSEEEPDRQQLPNNKRGGRKRRSSRRSAGGAVGAADEPCSPAQGKRGKKCGAGGGGGGGGSSSGGGSPQSYEELQTQRVMANVRERQRTQSLNEAFAALRKIIPTLPSDKLSKIQTLKLAARYIDFLYQVLQSDELDSKMASCSYVAHERLSYAFSVWRMEGAWSMSASH; this comes from the coding sequence ATGATGCAGCAGGACGAGTCAAACTCGCCAGTCTCCCCCGCCGACGACAGCTTGAGCAACAGCGAAGAGGAGCCGGACCGGCAGCAGCTGCCCAACAACAAGAGAGGGGGGCGCAAGCGGCGCTCCAGCCGCCGCAGCGCCGGCGGCGCCGTCGGGGCCGCGGACGAGCCCTGCAGCCCGGCCCAAGGCAAGCGGGGCAAGAAgtgcggggcgggcgggggcggcgggggcggcggcagcagcagcggcggcggcagcccccaGTCCTACGAGGAGCTGCAGACCCAGCGGGTCATGGCCAACGTGCGGGAGCGGCAGCGCACGCAGTCGCTGAACGAAGCCTTCGCCGCCCTGCGGAAGATCATCCCCACGCTGCCCTCGGACAAGCTGAGCAAGATCCAGACCCTCAAGCTGGCGGCCAGGTACATCGACTTCCTCTACCAGGTCTTACAGAGCGACGAGCTGGACTCCAAGATGGCAAGCTGCAGCTATGTGGCCCACGAGCGGCTCAGCTACGCCTTCTCGGTGTGGAGAATGGAGGGCGCCTGGTCCATGTCCGCATCCCACTAG